A region of the Spirochaetaceae bacterium genome:
GTCAAGCAATGGTACCGGTATGACCCGGAAGCTGCCGAGAAGCTCCTTGATGAGGCGGGATATCCGCGCGACGCAGACGGTATTAGATTCAAGACCATCCTGAATTACGGGCCTTTTGGGGCAAGCTTGGACCATGCACAAATAGCTGCCGCCTACTGGGCTGAGATTGGCGTCGAGGTCGAGGTTGATAATCTGGCTTGGAGCGCATTTAACGAGAGGGTAGCCTCGGGTGAGTTTGAAGGCATCACCTCCGCCATTGCGGGCGCCAGGTTCGACCCCAAGGATATGGTAGACTGGTTGCGCACGGATCATCCGACCCTTAACAAGAGCGGACACCAGTTTCATGAGCTCGATGCCATGGTCGATGCCGCCCTGGCCGCTAAGACCATCGAGGAGCAGAAGAGGCTGATTGCAGAAGCAGACATGTACGCGGTAGAGAAGCACTACCGTATATGGGGTCCTAGAGGTCCACAATTCTATTTTGCTCAGCCGTGGCTCATAGGCTATAACGGCGAAATGGACTCAGGCGCCTTTGGTGGCGGGGAGTTCTATGTCCAGTACGCCCGCTTCTGGCTTGACCACGAGCTGAAGGAGGCAATGGGTAACTAAGGGGTTGACCCCTTGTGACTGACTTTGTGAAATCGGGAGCTGGGAGGCTCGAGCCTCCCGGCTCCCATAACCGTCCCATTGCGAGGAGCGGCCTCGAATTGTCACACCCCACGCCGCGCGCCGCGCGCCCCATGTCCCGATAAATCGCGGCTCGCGGCGACGGGGTAACTGGCAATGGGGTGTATCGGATGAGAGCCTATATCATCAGAAGGCTACTGCTCATAATCCCCACCCTGTTTCTATTGACGATCATGGTCTTTCTCTCAGTCCGCTTCATCCCGGGCGATATAATAGACGCAATGATGGGCAAGCAGGAGTTCGTGTCCAATAGGATAGACCGTGCAGCTCTTGAGCGTATGCTGGGATTGGACGTGCCGGTGCATGTGCAGTATGGACGCTGGCTAGGCGTGTTGCCGATCCCCGACGCTAGTACCGGTGAGTCCCACTTTAGAGGTATCCTGCAGGGCGCCCTTGGTGAGTCACTGTTGGGCGCTTTGCCGGTAGAGGAACAGATATTGGCTAGACTGCCGGTAACCATTGAGCTGGGTGTCATGGCAATCCTCATCGGGCTGATGATCGCGCTGCCGGTCGGCATCTACTCGGCGATTCGCCAGGATACGGCCGCCGACTACGTGGGGCGCTCCGCCGCCATCCTCGGCCTGGCAACGCCCAACTTCTGGCTCGCAATCATGGTCGTGCTCTACCCGTCCCTCTGGTGGCGCTGGACGCCACCGATCGAGTGGGTTCCTTTCACCGGAGACCCGTGGGCCCATCTGGGGATCCTGGTCATTCCCAGCCTGATTCTGGCGACGGCGCTGTCTGCCAGCACCATGCGGATGACACGCACCATGATGCTGGAGGTGCTGCGGCAGGACTACGTCCGGACCGCCTGGGCGAAGG
Encoded here:
- a CDS encoding ABC transporter permease, whose translation is MRAYIIRRLLLIIPTLFLLTIMVFLSVRFIPGDIIDAMMGKQEFVSNRIDRAALERMLGLDVPVHVQYGRWLGVLPIPDASTGESHFRGILQGALGESLLGALPVEEQILARLPVTIELGVMAILIGLMIALPVGIYSAIRQDTAADYVGRSAAILGLATPNFWLAIMVVLYPSLWWRWTPPIEWVPFTGDPWAHLGILVIPSLILATALSASTMRMTRTMMLEVLRQDYVRTAWAKGLRERVVVMRHAVKNALIPVVSLIGLQLPILIGGSVIMENIFNLPGLGRLMLAALEDRDYPVVSGVNLFFATAVVLFNLLVDLLYSYLDPRVRYE